The stretch of DNA GATCCATATAGCCAGCGATATCGGCCTCAAGGCTCGCTTCGGCACTCCAGGCAAGGGACCCGCCGTACACAAATCCGGCATAGCTTACGGGAAGATGCTGCCAGTGTCCATTGTCGCCCCAATCGGTGATCAGGTAGCCGATGGCGCCGTTCTTCTTGCCATGAATGGCCGCACTCTTCAGATTGGCCAGCATATTATCGGTGCGGCCGGTGACGGAATTCCATGAGCTGGTGCCGGGGCATACATAGAAGGGGATGCCGGCGTCGCGGAATTTTTGCGTATCGGCTTCAAACGGATGTTCCGCGCTGTATCCCCATTCCATGGCGATGATATCCTTCGGCAGATGGGGAATCAGCTCCGGGTGCTGGATAATAATGTCGCCCCAGAACTGCATCGTCTTGCCGCGCTTTCGGACGAGCTCCGCGATTCTCAGCAGAAAGGACAGATACAGCTTGCCTTTGCCAAGGGACTCCGCGGCGCCTTTGCTTCGGCCCATGCCGAGCTCATAGGTTTCATCGCAGCCTACGTTGAACATTCCGGAGCTGAAGTAAGGCAGCAGATCGTCGTACATTTGTTCAAGCAGATCAGTTACTTCAGGCGCTTCCGGATAGAAGGTTCCCGGCCGCATTGCGAGACCGCTTGGGAACAGATCGGCATCGTACAGTCCTTCCTGCTGCACGAAGCCTTCCGGGATTTCCGCCAGATGATTGAACTCCGGCCGGGACAGCCAACCCTCCATGTGGCCGAAGCTGTTCTGATTAGGCACGAGCTCGATACAGCGTTCACGGCAGTATTCGTCAAGCTCCAGGATCTCCTCGCCGCTAATCGGGGTTTCCAAATCACAGATGCCTGGAAATGATTCGTAGTTGAAGGGCATTCCTTCTATATATAGCTGCAGTTGGTTCAGTTTCAGATCGGCCATAAGATCCACAATCCGCCGCAGCGTCTGAGGATTTGGGATTTTATTCCTGCTAATGTCGATCATCAGCCCTCTTGCCGGAAAGTCAGGTTCGTCGGTGATATGCAGGCAAGGAAGATCGCCCCCTGTCTGCGCAATCAGCTGCTTCAGCGTGGCGACGGCATAATAAGCTGCTTGCGGAGAGCCGTAAGTCACCCGAACTCCGGTTTCAGTCACGGAGAGCTCATAGGTCTGCTCTCCCAAGCTGGAATCCAGAGAGAAAATGAAGGCGCAGGAAGAGCCGGGCGAGGCACCGATGGACAATGGCAGATTCAGACCCAGGACATGTGACACGGCATCCTGCAATCTTCTGGCCGCCGGCAGGGCCGGTTTGTCGCCGGGTCCGGCAAGCGCGATTCGTTCACCTCGGGAAATCCGGCAGAATCCGGGCAGGAAGACTAGTTCTTTGGGAACGGGAAGCAGAAGCAGGTTCTGGTAAGGATTGGACAATGGTGTGCCACCTCACGATCATGTAGAATATGTTCATATCTAGAATAAACATAACACTCCTAAACGAGGGGAGGAATGCAAATCATGTCCAAGCTCATGGATTATATGATCAGTCCGTATCCAATAAGAATCATTGATCCGAAGGTGGAGGCCTCCAAGCTGAAGCTCCAATCGATTCGGGTGGGCCAGGTCGGTCATCTCCCGGGAAGAACGCTGTTCCGTATGGGTGTAACGTTTCCTCATTGGGCCTTCGTCTATGTAGCAGCCGGCGCCGGCACTTACGCCGAGAACGGAGGAAGACGGCAACCTGTTCGGGACGGAAGTCTCTTCTTTTTCCGGCCGGGGTGCATCTATGATTTCGGTCCCTCGCCAGATGGGAACTGGGACGAGTATTATATCAATTTTACAGGCAGCCGGATAAAGGAATGGAGAGAGGCGGGACTTTTGGTGGAAGGAACCGTCTTTCGGGTAGAGGAAACGCATCATCTCGGGGCGAGATTCGAAGAAGTGATGGAGTGGATGGAGGGGGGGAACCCCCGCGATGCCGACAGGGCGGCACTGGCGCTGGAAGGGATGCTCCTGGATTGCTGCGGTCTGGGAGAGAACGGCCGCCCCGATGCCGAAGACAGCATGCAGCTCATCCGCGAGGATCTGCATTCCTGCATTTACGGGGAATTCGACGCTTCGCAGGATGGTGCGCCGCAGCAGCGGCTATCCCCTTCATGAGTATATTCACCGGCTGAAGATGGCCGAGGCCAAGAATCTGCTGCTCAACACCCCTTTGCAGGTGCAAGAAATTTCAGGCATGCTGCATTACAATGATCCCTTTTATTTTTCAAGGCTGTTCAAGAAATACATGGGAATCTCTCCGCAGGAAAGCCGGGGCAATGTGTGAGTACTGAGCTCGGATATTTGCTTGAACATTTTGCGCCGCTTCCGGCACCCGGATTTCATCATGTGCCTGCAAATGTGCCGGTTAGGATCTCCTTATGCAGTGTGGAAATGCAATGGCAGTTTAGCTGACATAAAATTCAATTTTTATTTCCAAATTATTCTCCTATACCCCATTTTTGATTGAATTAAACAGGGAAAAATAAAAAAAATATCCTTAATTTTTAAGCATGTAACCGTTATCAGGTAGAAAGGTAACTTGTTATTGTCATCTTTCTTTTGTATGATGCATTTAACACAGCGGTTTAAAGGCAGGTAAAAGCTCGCATTTTCCACAAATTTGGAGAATTGGGTGGTGGGATGAATATCAGGTTATCTGCGGAAGATCGTATGATTACATTTTTCAGGTACTTATCACTGTTACTTACTTCGCTGATGTTCTTGGTAACGCGCACGGGTCCTGCCCTCGTTTATAAAATTTTGATCATCTTGGCGCTGGGCCTGCTGGCTCATCTGTTTACCGCCTTTTTTTGGAGTTTCCGGCACAGGCCGCATGCCGTTATGGTGTCGGTTAGCATCGAGATGCTGCTGATCCTTCTGCTGGCCATTGGTACAGGCGGATACAACAGCCCGTTCAAGCTGTATTCGCTTAATCCCATTTTGATTGCGGCGGGTTCCTTGTCTTTTTATTTTTGCTGGAGCCTGCTGACTGGCTATTTTGCCATTTTTCTTGGATTTTGCTATTTTTTTTATAAATCGGCGGACGACACATTAGCCTCCATTCTGCTGGACAACGGAAATCTGTTCCTGGCCCTTGCGCTTACGGCGACCTTCATGCAGCTGCTTTTGAAGCTTAGGCGGCAGCGGGAGGAGGCCGAGGCGCGCACGGACGAAATGCTTGAGCATATCAAATCGCTGTATCACATCGTGGAAACCTCAAGCGAGCATGATTTTATGAATATCGGACAGGTGATTACCGACTATGCCCTCAAGCTGACGAAGCTTAACAAAGCGCTGTTCTGGTTCGCGGGCAGCAGCGGGGGGCCGTCGCTTGTGAGCCGCCAGACCGGTTGGCTGCCCGAAGAAGAAGAATCTCTATTCGGGGAGCTCAAGAAATACGAGCCTGAATGGCGGCGTCAGAAGGAGCCGATATTCAGAAGTATTCCCGGATTCGGCGACATGCTGCTGATGCCGGTTCGGATGAGTACCCGGTTTGTGGGTGTCATCGGAGTAAAGCTTGAAGCGCATGAGGGACTGGAGGGCCGGAGATGGTACATCCAGCAGCTGATGTTCCTGGCGGAGCTCAGCGCGATTACGCTGGAGCGCCATGAGCTGAGCGTTACCGAGAACCGCCTAATTGTAACCAATGAGCAGAATCGGATTGCCGATGAAATGCATGACAGCGTCTCGCAGAGCCTGTTCGGCATCGTGTATGCGGCTCATTCCCTCAAGCAGGCCTGCCGAAAAATGACGCCCTCCCAGCTGGAGGAGCAGATTGAGCTGATCCATGATTCGGCGACCAAGGCTGCCAAGGAACTGAGGATTACCATTTACAGTTTGAGTTCCAAGAAAAGCGGCGGACCGACCTGGCTCGGTATGGTAAGATCGCATCTGAAAAGTTTGTCGAGATTGAATGATGTCGAGATTGATTTCAAAGTGAAGGGCGACGACTTCAGCCTGCCCTACCCTTATCACAAAGCGCTTTTCCGGATTATATCCGAAGCGACCGGCAATGCCATTCGTCACGGCGGCGCCGGCAATATTGAGGTTGAGCTGACCTTGAAGCCAAGATGGATCGGACTGGCTATTCGCGACGATGGCATCGGCTTCGACACCGATCTGCTGTGGACCCGTTCGGAAGAAGGGACAAGCGGACTCGGAATGAAGAATATGCAGCATTTAGCAAGTTCCCTTGGCGGTGATTTCCAGTTATCCAGCAACGAAAATGCAGGTACCCAGATTCTGATTTCAATTCCGGTAGGCGTGGTTGAATTAAAGAACGCATAAAGGATGATAGGAGGTCTTTGCATTATGGAAATCGTCATTGTGGATGATCACCCCCTCGTGAGAAGAGGGCTGGCAGCAGTTATTTCCATGCAGCCCAATTTAAAATTTGCGGGCGAAGCAACGAACGGCGAAGAGGCTCTGCGCGTCTTTGAAGAGGTGCGCCCTGATTTGGTGCTGATCGATTTGAAGCTTGCCGACGAGTCTGGGATTGATGTGATCAAGGCGGCGCGCAGACGCGGAATCGAAAGCAAGTTCATCTTACTGACATCGTCGGCGAGCCGGGAAGATTTCCTGAAAGCGGAGGAAGTGCTGGTCGATGGCTATGTATTAAAAGAGGCGCTGCCGGAGGAGCTGCTGTTTGCCATTCAACTGGTCTACAAGGGCAGGAAGTATTACGATCCCGGTCTGATGGAAGACAAGATGAGAATGAGCGGCAAGGGTCCGACGGATGAATTGACGCCCAAGGAACGGGAAGTGCTGATCGAGCTGGGGCAGGGCGCCTGCAACCGGGAGATTGCTTCCCGGCTCTTCATCAGCGAATTCACGGTCAAGAAGCATGTCAGTCAAATTTTGGCCAAGCTTCAGGTTGCGGACCGAACCCAGGCCGCGCTTTACGCGAACGCGGTCGGGTTAACCAAATACGAGATGTCTGTCGAATAATCGGCAGGCGAAGGAAATTCCATATTTACAAGCACGGACAACTTGTCCGTGCTTTTTTTATTTTTCGGCAAATTTCGGCAGCTGCGTGTCAGCACAGCTTCATACCTTATGGTACTAAAGTATACCATGAATTGCCCTAAAGTGGAAATTTTCTTTATTCAAAAGTGAAAACGAAAGTAATGGTAGGGACCATGCCCCGAAAAATGTGGATTGTTAGAATTAAAGCAAGTTATCTGAAACTTTCAGAAGTCTTTCAAAATCCAACGGAAGGAGGATCGCTGTGGAAAAGACGATTTTGGATTACCTGAATCTGATCAAAAAAAGGTTATGGCTCATCGTGCTGTTCGTACTGATCTCCTGCAGCACCACCTATTATGTCAGCAAGAATTACGTGGTTCCCGTCTATTCCGCATCTGCGCAGCTGCTGGTGAACAACGCCGCTGATCTGCCGGAAGGCAATAACCTGAATAATCTGAATTTCAGTCTCAATTTGATCGGAAGTTACAAGGAAATCATTAAATCGCCGGCCATTATGGACCGTGTCGCCGCTGCACATCCGGAATTCGGGCTTACGGGCGACGGGCTTAGCTCCAAGGTAACCATCAGATCTTCGGAGGGAAGCCAGATCATCAATCTCAGTGTGGAAGATAAAAGTTATGCAAAGGCAGCCGGCATCGCCAATGCCGTATCGCAGACTTTCATTCGCACCCTGCCGGAATTGATGAATCTGAACAATGTCAACTTCCTCACTCCTGCGGATCCGAAAGATGTTCCTGGGCCGATAAACGCTGGATTTACGATGAATCTGATAATCAGCTTTGTCGTATCGCTGATGGCGGCTCTAGGTATTATCCTGCTGCTGGAGACGTTGAACGGCTCCCTTCGCTCCGAGAAGGAGGCGGTGCACGAGTTTGGTCTTCCGGTCATCGGAACCATTCCGGTCATCCGCAAACGCGACCTCGGCAAGGATGGAGACAACAAAGCAAGAGTAGGGGAGGGAGCGTATGCTGCGGTTAAGTAACAGCCTCATAGCCGAACGAAATCCACAGTCGCATGTGTCTGAATCATTCCGCTCGCTTCGCACCTACATCCGTCAGCTCGGGCTGCTGCAGGGCGGAGGAAAATCGCTGCTCTTCACATCCGGCGGGGCGGGGGAGGGAAAGACGACCGTTCTGGCCAATCTCGCCGTATCCTTTGTGCAGGACGGCAAGAAGGTCGCAGTTGTGGATTGCAACTTGCGCAGCCCCGGCCTTCATACAGTGTTCGGAGTGGAGAATGGCGAAGGGTTGGCTGACTGTCTGAGCGGCCAGAAGGAGGCAGGCAAGATCAGCGTGTACGGCAATCTCGCCAATCTAACCATCGTGACGGCAGGAGCCTCATCCGTCAGTCCGCCTGATCTGCTGGGAAACGCCAAGATGACGGAGCTGCTGGAGGAACTGAAAGGAACCCATGATCTCGTTCTGCTGGACACGCCCCCGGCGGTGGAATACAGCGATGCCCGGGTGCTTGCGCCGCTCACGGACGGCGTTATCATCATTGCCCGTTACGGCAAGTCGAAGCGGGATTCGATCCGCAAGGTCAAGACACTGATGGAACAATCCGGGACAACCATTCTCGGTATTGCCATAAATCAAGTCAAGTGATTTCAAAACAATGAGCTGAGCATATGCTTTCGAAGCAAATTTACGGAGTTGTTCGAAGAAGCGTATGCTAACAAAACTTTTAGGAGGCATGGATGATGAAAAAAGTGAAAAAGGTAATTATTCCCGCAGCCGGACTGGGGACCCGTTTTCTTCCCGCAACAAAAGCGATGCCGAAGGAAATGCTTCCCATCATCAACAAGCCTACTATTCAGTACATTGTGGAGGAAGCGATCGCTTCCGGTATCGAAGATATTATTATCGTAACCGGTAAAGGAAAGCGGGCCATTGAAGATCATTTCGACAACGCCTTCGAGCTGG from Paenibacillus sophorae encodes:
- a CDS encoding beta-N-acetylhexosaminidase; its protein translation is MSNPYQNLLLLPVPKELVFLPGFCRISRGERIALAGPGDKPALPAARRLQDAVSHVLGLNLPLSIGASPGSSCAFIFSLDSSLGEQTYELSVTETGVRVTYGSPQAAYYAVATLKQLIAQTGGDLPCLHITDEPDFPARGLMIDISRNKIPNPQTLRRIVDLMADLKLNQLQLYIEGMPFNYESFPGICDLETPISGEEILELDEYCRERCIELVPNQNSFGHMEGWLSRPEFNHLAEIPEGFVQQEGLYDADLFPSGLAMRPGTFYPEAPEVTDLLEQMYDDLLPYFSSGMFNVGCDETYELGMGRSKGAAESLGKGKLYLSFLLRIAELVRKRGKTMQFWGDIIIQHPELIPHLPKDIIAMEWGYSAEHPFEADTQKFRDAGIPFYVCPGTSSWNSVTGRTDNMLANLKSAAIHGKKNGAIGYLITDWGDNGHWQHLPVSYAGFVYGGSLAWSAEASLEADIAGYMDRFLFSDASGQTGRLLLDLGNYYKLESGISRPNDTEMSMLLRSDLDNMRLTDKLPDENLHRLEAYMQEIEERLGSLSPRCDDADLVLEELQGGVHFIRHAIRLAFMKRRLAAEDSVRPAEIRELRNNLDLLLHHYKLLWCQRNRMGGLEQSVSRLVRLRSQYEELEASLAAGSAGPRSPEARD
- a CDS encoding AraC family ligand binding domain-containing protein codes for the protein MSKLMDYMISPYPIRIIDPKVEASKLKLQSIRVGQVGHLPGRTLFRMGVTFPHWAFVYVAAGAGTYAENGGRRQPVRDGSLFFFRPGCIYDFGPSPDGNWDEYYINFTGSRIKEWREAGLLVEGTVFRVEETHHLGARFEEVMEWMEGGNPRDADRAALALEGMLLDCCGLGENGRPDAEDSMQLIREDLHSCIYGEFDASQDGAPQQRLSPS
- a CDS encoding helix-turn-helix transcriptional regulator, coding for MVRRSSGYPLHEYIHRLKMAEAKNLLLNTPLQVQEISGMLHYNDPFYFSRLFKKYMGISPQESRGNV
- a CDS encoding sensor histidine kinase, with product MIILALGLLAHLFTAFFWSFRHRPHAVMVSVSIEMLLILLLAIGTGGYNSPFKLYSLNPILIAAGSLSFYFCWSLLTGYFAIFLGFCYFFYKSADDTLASILLDNGNLFLALALTATFMQLLLKLRRQREEAEARTDEMLEHIKSLYHIVETSSEHDFMNIGQVITDYALKLTKLNKALFWFAGSSGGPSLVSRQTGWLPEEEESLFGELKKYEPEWRRQKEPIFRSIPGFGDMLLMPVRMSTRFVGVIGVKLEAHEGLEGRRWYIQQLMFLAELSAITLERHELSVTENRLIVTNEQNRIADEMHDSVSQSLFGIVYAAHSLKQACRKMTPSQLEEQIELIHDSATKAAKELRITIYSLSSKKSGGPTWLGMVRSHLKSLSRLNDVEIDFKVKGDDFSLPYPYHKALFRIISEATGNAIRHGGAGNIEVELTLKPRWIGLAIRDDGIGFDTDLLWTRSEEGTSGLGMKNMQHLASSLGGDFQLSSNENAGTQILISIPVGVVELKNA
- a CDS encoding response regulator; translated protein: MEIVIVDDHPLVRRGLAAVISMQPNLKFAGEATNGEEALRVFEEVRPDLVLIDLKLADESGIDVIKAARRRGIESKFILLTSSASREDFLKAEEVLVDGYVLKEALPEELLFAIQLVYKGRKYYDPGLMEDKMRMSGKGPTDELTPKEREVLIELGQGACNREIASRLFISEFTVKKHVSQILAKLQVADRTQAALYANAVGLTKYEMSVE
- a CDS encoding YveK family protein, whose protein sequence is MEKTILDYLNLIKKRLWLIVLFVLISCSTTYYVSKNYVVPVYSASAQLLVNNAADLPEGNNLNNLNFSLNLIGSYKEIIKSPAIMDRVAAAHPEFGLTGDGLSSKVTIRSSEGSQIINLSVEDKSYAKAAGIANAVSQTFIRTLPELMNLNNVNFLTPADPKDVPGPINAGFTMNLIISFVVSLMAALGIILLLETLNGSLRSEKEAVHEFGLPVIGTIPVIRKRDLGKDGDNKARVGEGAYAAVK
- a CDS encoding CpsD/CapB family tyrosine-protein kinase, yielding MLRLSNSLIAERNPQSHVSESFRSLRTYIRQLGLLQGGGKSLLFTSGGAGEGKTTVLANLAVSFVQDGKKVAVVDCNLRSPGLHTVFGVENGEGLADCLSGQKEAGKISVYGNLANLTIVTAGASSVSPPDLLGNAKMTELLEELKGTHDLVLLDTPPAVEYSDARVLAPLTDGVIIIARYGKSKRDSIRKVKTLMEQSGTTILGIAINQVK